A genomic stretch from Bos javanicus breed banteng chromosome 3, ARS-OSU_banteng_1.0, whole genome shotgun sequence includes:
- the S100A13 gene encoding protein S100-A13: protein MAAEPLTELEAAIETVVTTFFTFAGREGRKGSLSVNEFKELVTQQLPHLLKDVGSLDEKMKSLDVNQDSELKFSEYWRLIGELAKEIRKEKALEIRKK, encoded by the exons ATGGCAGCCGAGCCACTCACTGAGCTGGAGGCGGCCATTGAGACAGTGGTCACCACCTTCTTCACCTTTGCAGGGCGGGAAGGCAGAAAAGGCAGCCTCAGCGTCAATGAGTTTAAGGAACTGGTCACTCAGCAGTTGCCTCACCTGCTCAAG GATGTGGGCTCCTTAGATGAGAAGATGAAGAGCTTGGATGTGAATCAGGACTCAGAGCTCAAGTTCAGCGAGTACTGGAGGCTGATTGGGGAGCTGGCAAAGGAGATTAGGAAAGAGAAGGCCCTGGAGATCCGGAAGAAGTGA
- the S100A1 gene encoding protein S100-A1 has translation MGSELETAMETLINVFHAHSGKEGDKYKLSKKELKELLQTELSGFLDAQKDADAVDKVMKELDENGDGEVDFQEYVVLVAALTVACNNFFWENS, from the exons ATGGGCTCTGAGCTGGAGACGGCGATGGAGACTCTCATCAATGTGTTCCACGCCCACTCGGGCAAAGAGGGAGACAAGTACAAGCTGAGCAAGAAGGAGCTGAAAGAGCTGCTGCAGACGGAGCTCTCCGGCTTCCTGGAT GCCCAGAAGGATGCAGACGCTGTGGACAAGGTGATGAAGGAGCTGGATGAGAATGGAGATGGAGAGGTGGACTTCCAGGAGTATGTGGTGCTGGTGGCTGCCCTCACGGTGGCGTGCAACAACTTCTTCTGGGAGAACAGTTGA
- the CHTOP gene encoding chromatin target of PRMT1 protein isoform X7 has translation MAAQSAPKVVLKSTTKMSLNERFTNMLKNKQPMPVNIRASMQQQQQLASARNRRLAQQMENRPSVQAALKLKQTFYASPDSGCGRICPSCGWASGGRCHATVKSGPSGDRYSEEKWTHWPL, from the exons ATGGCTGCACAGTCCGCGCCGAAAGTTGTGCTAAAAAGCACCACCAAGATGTCTCTAAATGAGCG CTTTACTAATATGCTGAAGAACAAACAGCCGATGCCAGTGAATATTCGGGCTTCgatgcagcaacagcagcagctagcCAGTGCCAGAAACAGAAGACTGGCCCAGCAGATGGAGAATAGACCCTCTGTCCAGGCAGCATTAAAACTTAAGCAG ACTTTTTATGCAAGTCCGGACAGTGGCTGTGGAAGGATATGTCCAAGCTGTGGCTGGGCGTCTGGAGGGCGGTGCCATGCAACT GTAAAAAGTGGACCGTCTGGAGATAGATACTCAGAGGAAAAATGGACACACTGGCCTCTTTGA
- the CHTOP gene encoding chromatin target of PRMT1 protein isoform X2 produces MAAQSAPKVVLKSTTKMSLNERFTNMLKNKQPMPVNIRASMQQQQQLASARNRRLAQQMENRPSVQAALKLKQTFYASPDSGCGRICPSCGWASGGRCHATSLKQRLGKSNIQARLGRPIGALARGAIGGRGLPIIQRGLPRGGLRGGRATRTLLRGGMSLRGQNLLRGGRAVAPRMGLRRGGVRGRGGPGRGGLGRGAMGRGGIGGRGRGMIGRGRGGFGGRGRGRGRGRGALARPVLTKEQLDNQLDAYMSKTKGHLDAELDAYMAQTDPETND; encoded by the exons ATGGCTGCACAGTCCGCGCCGAAAGTTGTGCTAAAAAGCACCACCAAGATGTCTCTAAATGAGCG CTTTACTAATATGCTGAAGAACAAACAGCCGATGCCAGTGAATATTCGGGCTTCgatgcagcaacagcagcagctagcCAGTGCCAGAAACAGAAGACTGGCCCAGCAGATGGAGAATAGACCCTCTGTCCAGGCAGCATTAAAACTTAAGCAG ACTTTTTATGCAAGTCCGGACAGTGGCTGTGGAAGGATATGTCCAAGCTGTGGCTGGGCGTCTGGAGGGCGGTGCCATGCAACT AGCTTAAAGCAGCGCCTGGGTAAGAGTAACATCCAGGCACGGTTAGGCCGACCCATAGGGGCCTTGGCCAGGGGAGCAATCGGAGGAAGAGGCCTGCCCATTATCCAGAGAGGCTTGCCCAGAGGAGGACTTCGTGGGGGACGTGCCACAAGAACCCTGCTTAGGGGCGGGATGTCGCTCCGAG GTCAAAACCTGCTCCGAGGTGGACGAGCCGTAGCTCCCCGAATGggcttaagaagaggtggtgttCGAGGTCGTGGAGGTCCTGGGAGAGGGGGCCTAGGGCGTGGAGCTATGGGTCGTGGCGGAATCGGTGGTAGAG GTCGGGGTATGATAGGTCGGGGAAGAGGGGGCTTTGGAGGCAGAGGCCGAGGCCGTGGACGAGGGAGAGGTGCCCTTGCTCGCCCTGTACTGACCAAGGAGCAGCTGGACAACCAGTTGGATGCGTACATGTCGAAAACAAAAGGACACCTGGATGCTGAGTTGGATGCCTACATGGCTCAGACAGATCCCGAAACCAATGACTGA
- the CHTOP gene encoding chromatin target of PRMT1 protein isoform X3, translated as MAAQSAPKVVLKSTTKMSLNERFTNMLKNKQPMPVNIRASMQQQQQLASARNRRLAQQMENRPSVQAALKLKQKSLKQRLGKSNIQARLGRPIGALARGAIGGRGLPIIQRGLPRGGLRGGRATRTLLRGGMSLRGQNLLRGGRAVAPRMGLRRGGVRGRGGPGRGGLGRGAMGRGGIGGRGRGMIGRGRGGFGGRGRGRGRGRGALARPVLTKEQLDNQLDAYMSKTKGHLDAELDAYMAQTDPETND; from the exons ATGGCTGCACAGTCCGCGCCGAAAGTTGTGCTAAAAAGCACCACCAAGATGTCTCTAAATGAGCG CTTTACTAATATGCTGAAGAACAAACAGCCGATGCCAGTGAATATTCGGGCTTCgatgcagcaacagcagcagctagcCAGTGCCAGAAACAGAAGACTGGCCCAGCAGATGGAGAATAGACCCTCTGTCCAGGCAGCATTAAAACTTAAGCAG AAGAGCTTAAAGCAGCGCCTGGGTAAGAGTAACATCCAGGCACGGTTAGGCCGACCCATAGGGGCCTTGGCCAGGGGAGCAATCGGAGGAAGAGGCCTGCCCATTATCCAGAGAGGCTTGCCCAGAGGAGGACTTCGTGGGGGACGTGCCACAAGAACCCTGCTTAGGGGCGGGATGTCGCTCCGAG GTCAAAACCTGCTCCGAGGTGGACGAGCCGTAGCTCCCCGAATGggcttaagaagaggtggtgttCGAGGTCGTGGAGGTCCTGGGAGAGGGGGCCTAGGGCGTGGAGCTATGGGTCGTGGCGGAATCGGTGGTAGAG GTCGGGGTATGATAGGTCGGGGAAGAGGGGGCTTTGGAGGCAGAGGCCGAGGCCGTGGACGAGGGAGAGGTGCCCTTGCTCGCCCTGTACTGACCAAGGAGCAGCTGGACAACCAGTTGGATGCGTACATGTCGAAAACAAAAGGACACCTGGATGCTGAGTTGGATGCCTACATGGCTCAGACAGATCCCGAAACCAATGACTGA
- the CHTOP gene encoding chromatin target of PRMT1 protein isoform X4 has product MAAQSAPKVVLKSTTKMSLNERFTNMLKNKQPMPVNIRASMQQQQQLASARNRRLAQQMENRPSVQAALKLKQSLKQRLGKSNIQARLGRPIGALARGAIGGRGLPIIQRGLPRGGLRGGRATRTLLRGGMSLRGQNLLRGGRAVAPRMGLRRGGVRGRGGPGRGGLGRGAMGRGGIGGRGRGMIGRGRGGFGGRGRGRGRGRGALARPVLTKEQLDNQLDAYMSKTKGHLDAELDAYMAQTDPETND; this is encoded by the exons ATGGCTGCACAGTCCGCGCCGAAAGTTGTGCTAAAAAGCACCACCAAGATGTCTCTAAATGAGCG CTTTACTAATATGCTGAAGAACAAACAGCCGATGCCAGTGAATATTCGGGCTTCgatgcagcaacagcagcagctagcCAGTGCCAGAAACAGAAGACTGGCCCAGCAGATGGAGAATAGACCCTCTGTCCAGGCAGCATTAAAACTTAAGCAG AGCTTAAAGCAGCGCCTGGGTAAGAGTAACATCCAGGCACGGTTAGGCCGACCCATAGGGGCCTTGGCCAGGGGAGCAATCGGAGGAAGAGGCCTGCCCATTATCCAGAGAGGCTTGCCCAGAGGAGGACTTCGTGGGGGACGTGCCACAAGAACCCTGCTTAGGGGCGGGATGTCGCTCCGAG GTCAAAACCTGCTCCGAGGTGGACGAGCCGTAGCTCCCCGAATGggcttaagaagaggtggtgttCGAGGTCGTGGAGGTCCTGGGAGAGGGGGCCTAGGGCGTGGAGCTATGGGTCGTGGCGGAATCGGTGGTAGAG GTCGGGGTATGATAGGTCGGGGAAGAGGGGGCTTTGGAGGCAGAGGCCGAGGCCGTGGACGAGGGAGAGGTGCCCTTGCTCGCCCTGTACTGACCAAGGAGCAGCTGGACAACCAGTTGGATGCGTACATGTCGAAAACAAAAGGACACCTGGATGCTGAGTTGGATGCCTACATGGCTCAGACAGATCCCGAAACCAATGACTGA
- the CHTOP gene encoding chromatin target of PRMT1 protein isoform X1, translating to MAAQSAPKVVLKSTTKMSLNERFTNMLKNKQPMPVNIRASMQQQQQLASARNRRLAQQMENRPSVQAALKLKQTFYASPDSGCGRICPSCGWASGGRCHATKSLKQRLGKSNIQARLGRPIGALARGAIGGRGLPIIQRGLPRGGLRGGRATRTLLRGGMSLRGQNLLRGGRAVAPRMGLRRGGVRGRGGPGRGGLGRGAMGRGGIGGRGRGMIGRGRGGFGGRGRGRGRGRGALARPVLTKEQLDNQLDAYMSKTKGHLDAELDAYMAQTDPETND from the exons ATGGCTGCACAGTCCGCGCCGAAAGTTGTGCTAAAAAGCACCACCAAGATGTCTCTAAATGAGCG CTTTACTAATATGCTGAAGAACAAACAGCCGATGCCAGTGAATATTCGGGCTTCgatgcagcaacagcagcagctagcCAGTGCCAGAAACAGAAGACTGGCCCAGCAGATGGAGAATAGACCCTCTGTCCAGGCAGCATTAAAACTTAAGCAG ACTTTTTATGCAAGTCCGGACAGTGGCTGTGGAAGGATATGTCCAAGCTGTGGCTGGGCGTCTGGAGGGCGGTGCCATGCAACT AAGAGCTTAAAGCAGCGCCTGGGTAAGAGTAACATCCAGGCACGGTTAGGCCGACCCATAGGGGCCTTGGCCAGGGGAGCAATCGGAGGAAGAGGCCTGCCCATTATCCAGAGAGGCTTGCCCAGAGGAGGACTTCGTGGGGGACGTGCCACAAGAACCCTGCTTAGGGGCGGGATGTCGCTCCGAG GTCAAAACCTGCTCCGAGGTGGACGAGCCGTAGCTCCCCGAATGggcttaagaagaggtggtgttCGAGGTCGTGGAGGTCCTGGGAGAGGGGGCCTAGGGCGTGGAGCTATGGGTCGTGGCGGAATCGGTGGTAGAG GTCGGGGTATGATAGGTCGGGGAAGAGGGGGCTTTGGAGGCAGAGGCCGAGGCCGTGGACGAGGGAGAGGTGCCCTTGCTCGCCCTGTACTGACCAAGGAGCAGCTGGACAACCAGTTGGATGCGTACATGTCGAAAACAAAAGGACACCTGGATGCTGAGTTGGATGCCTACATGGCTCAGACAGATCCCGAAACCAATGACTGA
- the CHTOP gene encoding chromatin target of PRMT1 protein isoform X6, translating to MAAQSAPKVVLKSTTKMSLNERFTNMLKNKQPMPVNIRASMQQQQQLASARNRRLAQQMENRPSVQAALKLKQSLKQRLGKSNIQARLGRPIGALARGAIGGRGLPIIQRGLPRGGLRGGRATRTLLRGGMSLRGRGMIGRGRGGFGGRGRGRGRGRGALARPVLTKEQLDNQLDAYMSKTKGHLDAELDAYMAQTDPETND from the exons ATGGCTGCACAGTCCGCGCCGAAAGTTGTGCTAAAAAGCACCACCAAGATGTCTCTAAATGAGCG CTTTACTAATATGCTGAAGAACAAACAGCCGATGCCAGTGAATATTCGGGCTTCgatgcagcaacagcagcagctagcCAGTGCCAGAAACAGAAGACTGGCCCAGCAGATGGAGAATAGACCCTCTGTCCAGGCAGCATTAAAACTTAAGCAG AGCTTAAAGCAGCGCCTGGGTAAGAGTAACATCCAGGCACGGTTAGGCCGACCCATAGGGGCCTTGGCCAGGGGAGCAATCGGAGGAAGAGGCCTGCCCATTATCCAGAGAGGCTTGCCCAGAGGAGGACTTCGTGGGGGACGTGCCACAAGAACCCTGCTTAGGGGCGGGATGTCGCTCCGAG GTCGGGGTATGATAGGTCGGGGAAGAGGGGGCTTTGGAGGCAGAGGCCGAGGCCGTGGACGAGGGAGAGGTGCCCTTGCTCGCCCTGTACTGACCAAGGAGCAGCTGGACAACCAGTTGGATGCGTACATGTCGAAAACAAAAGGACACCTGGATGCTGAGTTGGATGCCTACATGGCTCAGACAGATCCCGAAACCAATGACTGA
- the CHTOP gene encoding chromatin target of PRMT1 protein isoform X5 → MAAQSAPKVVLKSTTKMSLNERFTNMLKNKQPMPVNIRASMQQQQQLASARNRRLAQQMENRPSVQAALKLKQTFYASPDSGCGRICPSCGWASGGRCHATKSLKQRLGKSNIQARLGRPIGALARGAIGGRGLPIIQRGLPRGGLRGGRATRTLLRGGMSLRGRGMIGRGRGGFGGRGRGRGRGRGALARPVLTKEQLDNQLDAYMSKTKGHLDAELDAYMAQTDPETND, encoded by the exons ATGGCTGCACAGTCCGCGCCGAAAGTTGTGCTAAAAAGCACCACCAAGATGTCTCTAAATGAGCG CTTTACTAATATGCTGAAGAACAAACAGCCGATGCCAGTGAATATTCGGGCTTCgatgcagcaacagcagcagctagcCAGTGCCAGAAACAGAAGACTGGCCCAGCAGATGGAGAATAGACCCTCTGTCCAGGCAGCATTAAAACTTAAGCAG ACTTTTTATGCAAGTCCGGACAGTGGCTGTGGAAGGATATGTCCAAGCTGTGGCTGGGCGTCTGGAGGGCGGTGCCATGCAACT AAGAGCTTAAAGCAGCGCCTGGGTAAGAGTAACATCCAGGCACGGTTAGGCCGACCCATAGGGGCCTTGGCCAGGGGAGCAATCGGAGGAAGAGGCCTGCCCATTATCCAGAGAGGCTTGCCCAGAGGAGGACTTCGTGGGGGACGTGCCACAAGAACCCTGCTTAGGGGCGGGATGTCGCTCCGAG GTCGGGGTATGATAGGTCGGGGAAGAGGGGGCTTTGGAGGCAGAGGCCGAGGCCGTGGACGAGGGAGAGGTGCCCTTGCTCGCCCTGTACTGACCAAGGAGCAGCTGGACAACCAGTTGGATGCGTACATGTCGAAAACAAAAGGACACCTGGATGCTGAGTTGGATGCCTACATGGCTCAGACAGATCCCGAAACCAATGACTGA
- the CHTOP gene encoding chromatin target of PRMT1 protein isoform X8, which produces MAAQSAPKVVLKSTTKMSLNERFTNMLKNKQPMPVNIRASMQQQQQLASARNRRLAQQMENRPSVQAALKLKQVKSGPSGDRYSEEKWTHWPL; this is translated from the exons ATGGCTGCACAGTCCGCGCCGAAAGTTGTGCTAAAAAGCACCACCAAGATGTCTCTAAATGAGCG CTTTACTAATATGCTGAAGAACAAACAGCCGATGCCAGTGAATATTCGGGCTTCgatgcagcaacagcagcagctagcCAGTGCCAGAAACAGAAGACTGGCCCAGCAGATGGAGAATAGACCCTCTGTCCAGGCAGCATTAAAACTTAAGCAG GTAAAAAGTGGACCGTCTGGAGATAGATACTCAGAGGAAAAATGGACACACTGGCCTCTTTGA